From the Leptospira sp. WS60.C2 genome, one window contains:
- a CDS encoding c-type cytochrome, with product MEKKYSVKPTPIPKLISAQDLLEGKRLYQSRGCGDCHDVDGSGKTFINDPAIGTMSGANLTSGKGGILNDRTDEELAIAIRHGVGKNGRALIFMPSTDFHGMTNQDVAKLIAYLRSAPGIDKEQGEIKPGPLGRFLFLIGEIPILVSAEQIDHESNHLDSLKPTISVEYGKYVAATCTGCHGMTLVGGPIQGAPPEWPPAQNITKKGLSHYTEVSFLEAIRTGKRPDGSEIKFPMPWQSLAKLTDIELKALWLYLQSI from the coding sequence ATGGAAAAAAAATATTCTGTAAAACCAACTCCCATTCCAAAATTGATTTCCGCACAAGACCTATTAGAAGGGAAGCGACTTTACCAATCTCGCGGATGTGGTGATTGTCATGATGTCGATGGTAGTGGTAAAACATTCATCAATGATCCAGCTATCGGAACCATGTCCGGTGCTAATCTAACTTCTGGTAAAGGTGGGATCCTAAATGATCGAACAGATGAGGAATTGGCGATAGCAATTCGTCATGGTGTTGGTAAAAATGGGAGGGCACTCATCTTTATGCCTTCTACTGACTTTCATGGAATGACAAACCAAGATGTTGCCAAACTCATCGCTTACCTTCGTTCTGCTCCTGGCATTGATAAAGAACAAGGAGAAATAAAACCAGGTCCATTGGGCCGATTTTTATTTTTGATTGGAGAAATTCCAATTCTAGTTTCGGCAGAACAAATCGATCATGAATCAAATCATCTAGACAGTTTAAAACCTACAATATCTGTAGAATATGGAAAATACGTAGCAGCTACATGCACAGGTTGTCATGGTATGACTTTAGTCGGTGGACCTATCCAAGGAGCTCCCCCTGAATGGCCACCAGCACAAAACATTACTAAGAAAGGTTTGTCGCACTATACGGAAGTTAGTTTTCTTGAAGCCATTCGAACCGGAAAACGTCCAGATGGAAGCGAAATCAAATTTCCAATGCCTTGGCAAAGTTTGGCCAAACTTACAGACATTGAATTAAAAGCACTTTGGTTGTATCTACAATCGATCTAA
- the gcvH gene encoding glycine cleavage system protein GcvH, with product MADTQAKEGYYYTEKHEWVKVEGDVALIGITDFAQNALGDIVFIDLPKPGKQIKAKDSLGTIESVKAAEDLYSPISGEVVETNASLGSNPQAVNAEPFDTWMVKLKNIQTSELGALLSAAQYKEYVSKLD from the coding sequence ATGGCAGATACACAAGCAAAAGAAGGCTATTATTATACAGAAAAACATGAATGGGTGAAGGTAGAAGGTGACGTTGCTCTCATCGGAATCACTGACTTCGCACAAAATGCATTAGGCGATATCGTTTTCATCGACCTTCCAAAACCTGGAAAACAAATCAAAGCCAAAGATAGCCTTGGAACGATTGAGTCGGTGAAAGCAGCGGAAGATTTATATTCTCCGATCTCTGGTGAGGTGGTAGAAACCAATGCATCTCTCGGTTCCAACCCACAAGCAGTGAATGCAGAACCTTTTGATACTTGGATGGTAAAATTAAAGAACATCCAAACATCTGAGCTAGGAGCCCTTCTCTCAGCTGCACAATACAAAGAATACGTTTCCAAATTGGATTAA
- the gcvT gene encoding glycine cleavage system aminomethyltransferase GcvT encodes MGAKMVPFGGWDMPVQYTGIIQEHLTTRSNAGLFDVSHMGEIFVTGDAKDVLEFLELVTCNTISSMKEGQVQYNAVVNENGGLVDDITVYKFNDTKYMICSNASNYEAVTKHLQTYVKGNVTVANESKNWHQIALQGPKADEIFAKYLGKDLSSILYYHFSEMNWKGETIIVSRTGYTGEDGFEIYTSNSLGVTLWKDLLEIGKEFGLVPVGLGARDTLRLEAKYPLYGHELNAEWTPVESGINFIVKEKSKPYLGYDRIIADKKNGPKSKVVGIRLMEPGVLRENFPIFSGDGKEIGKSTSGTHSPSRKESLGLAILQTEFAKNQTEVFVEIRGQKKLAKVETGAFIQGSVRNNR; translated from the coding sequence ATGGGAGCCAAGATGGTTCCTTTTGGCGGATGGGACATGCCTGTTCAATATACAGGAATCATCCAAGAACATCTAACAACTAGATCCAATGCAGGTCTCTTTGATGTTTCCCATATGGGTGAAATCTTTGTCACAGGAGATGCCAAAGATGTTTTGGAATTTTTAGAATTAGTCACATGTAATACCATTTCTTCCATGAAAGAAGGCCAAGTGCAATACAATGCAGTCGTCAATGAGAATGGTGGGCTTGTGGATGATATCACTGTTTATAAATTCAATGATACAAAGTATATGATTTGTTCCAATGCTTCCAACTACGAAGCAGTAACAAAACATCTTCAAACGTATGTGAAAGGAAACGTTACTGTTGCCAATGAGAGCAAAAATTGGCACCAAATTGCGTTACAAGGTCCGAAAGCAGATGAAATCTTTGCAAAATACTTAGGAAAAGATTTATCATCGATCCTTTACTATCATTTTTCGGAAATGAATTGGAAAGGAGAGACCATCATTGTGTCTCGCACAGGTTATACGGGCGAAGATGGATTTGAAATTTATACATCCAATTCTTTAGGTGTGACACTTTGGAAAGATCTATTAGAAATCGGTAAAGAGTTTGGACTTGTTCCCGTTGGTCTGGGAGCACGTGATACCCTACGATTAGAAGCAAAATACCCGCTCTACGGACATGAACTGAACGCAGAATGGACACCGGTAGAATCAGGGATCAATTTTATCGTAAAAGAAAAATCCAAACCTTATCTGGGTTATGATCGCATCATCGCGGATAAAAAAAATGGTCCCAAATCCAAAGTTGTGGGAATTCGTCTGATGGAACCAGGGGTTTTACGAGAAAATTTCCCTATTTTTTCCGGGGATGGGAAAGAAATTGGCAAATCCACCTCAGGAACCCACTCCCCTAGCCGGAAGGAATCCCTAGGACTTGCGATTCTACAAACCGAATTCGCAAAAAACCAAACGGAAGTATTTGTGGAGATTCGTGGGCAGAAGAAATTGGCTAAAGTAGAGACCGGTGCCTTCATCCAAGGCAGTGTCCGCAACAATCGCTAA
- the gcvP gene encoding aminomethyl-transferring glycine dehydrogenase: MLSTIGYKELDDLINDAVPENIRLRKELDLPKPIGEYALQKELKKIVSKNKIYRSYLGLGYYSCITPPVIQRNILENPGWYTAYTPYQAEIAQGRMEALINFQTMITDLTGMEIANASLLDEGTAAAEAMNMLYSLKEDTQGKSFFVSQSVHPQTLDVIRTRAIPLGINIVVGSFKKMVPSNDFFGAIVQYPSTDGTIYDFSEFIESLHKVGAKTVVAADLLALTILKSPGEMNADVVVGTTQRFGLPLGFGGPHAGYFATKEEYKRNMPGRLIGVSKDSQGKPGYRLSLQTREQHIRRDKATSNICTAQVLLAVLSSMYAVYHGPKGLKQIASRVHRMTTILATGLEKLGYKVISQPYFDTIRVELSKISSAEIIHYAEEREINLRQVSGHVISISLDETTNVKDIKDLLEVFNENKALHFPLEDLTTKEEWKIPELLERKSSYLTHPVFNSFHTETEMLRYIRRLESKDLSLTTSMIALGSCTMKLNASTEMYPVTWPELSNIHPFVPENQTEGYRTLFSQLEKWLCEITGFSEVSLQPNAGSQGEYAGLLAIRNYHQSRNDMHRDICLIPISAHGTNPASAVMAGFKVVPVNCDINGNIDVEDLKKKAVEYKDKLGALMVTYPSTHGVFEASIKEICQTIHDNGGQVYMDGANMNAQVGLTRPGDIGADVCHLNLHKTFCIPHGGGGPGVGPIGVAEHLAPFLPGHSLVENGSNNSQWAVSAAPWGSASIIVISWAYIAMLGFEGLRYATKIAILNANYIAKKLESAFPVLYKGNKGLVAHECILDMRGFKKTSGIEVEDIAKRLIDYGFHSPTMSFPVPGTLMVEPTESESKEELDRFIDSMLSIAQEINDIESGVLSKEDNPLKNSPHTADMVISDAWNHNYPRERAAYPLPWLRTRKFWPSVGRVDNVYGDRNLVCSCIPMESYSIS; this comes from the coding sequence ATGCTTTCTACCATTGGTTATAAGGAATTGGATGATCTGATCAATGATGCCGTACCCGAAAACATTCGGCTACGCAAGGAACTCGACCTACCAAAACCAATTGGGGAATATGCCCTTCAAAAAGAATTAAAGAAGATTGTTTCTAAAAACAAAATCTACAGATCCTATTTAGGGCTTGGATATTACTCTTGTATCACTCCACCTGTGATCCAAAGAAACATTTTGGAAAATCCAGGTTGGTACACTGCATACACTCCTTACCAAGCAGAGATTGCCCAAGGAAGGATGGAAGCACTCATCAACTTTCAAACGATGATCACAGATCTTACAGGGATGGAAATTGCCAATGCATCTCTTCTCGATGAAGGAACCGCAGCTGCCGAAGCAATGAATATGTTGTATTCTTTAAAAGAAGACACACAAGGAAAGTCCTTCTTTGTTTCGCAATCGGTTCACCCACAAACCTTAGATGTGATCCGCACTCGTGCGATCCCACTTGGAATCAACATTGTTGTTGGTTCTTTTAAAAAGATGGTTCCGTCCAATGATTTTTTTGGAGCGATTGTTCAATACCCATCTACCGATGGAACCATTTATGATTTCAGCGAATTCATCGAAAGCCTTCACAAAGTAGGTGCCAAAACAGTTGTGGCTGCGGATCTCTTAGCACTCACCATTTTAAAATCACCAGGGGAGATGAACGCAGACGTGGTTGTGGGAACCACACAACGTTTTGGATTGCCACTTGGTTTTGGTGGACCTCATGCAGGTTACTTTGCTACAAAAGAAGAATACAAACGAAATATGCCAGGCCGCCTCATTGGTGTTTCGAAAGATTCCCAAGGAAAACCAGGATACCGTCTCAGTTTACAAACACGGGAACAACACATTCGCCGAGACAAAGCTACATCTAACATTTGTACCGCGCAAGTATTACTCGCAGTGCTCTCATCCATGTATGCAGTTTACCATGGTCCTAAAGGACTCAAACAAATTGCTTCTCGTGTTCATAGGATGACGACCATTCTCGCCACTGGTCTCGAAAAGTTAGGCTACAAAGTGATTTCACAACCTTACTTTGATACCATTCGGGTGGAACTTTCTAAAATTTCTTCCGCCGAAATTATTCATTACGCAGAAGAAAGAGAAATCAACTTAAGACAAGTATCTGGTCATGTGATCAGTATTTCTTTAGATGAAACAACAAACGTCAAAGACATCAAAGATTTACTCGAAGTCTTTAACGAAAATAAAGCACTCCATTTTCCACTGGAAGACTTAACAACAAAAGAAGAATGGAAAATTCCAGAACTACTGGAAAGAAAGTCATCTTATTTAACTCACCCGGTGTTCAATAGTTTCCACACAGAAACCGAGATGTTGCGATACATTCGTAGGTTAGAATCAAAGGATTTGTCTCTCACCACATCGATGATCGCTCTGGGTTCTTGCACAATGAAACTCAATGCATCCACAGAGATGTATCCTGTCACTTGGCCTGAACTTTCTAACATCCATCCCTTTGTTCCAGAAAACCAAACAGAAGGATACCGCACTCTGTTTAGCCAATTGGAAAAATGGTTATGTGAAATCACTGGTTTTTCGGAAGTATCTCTTCAACCGAACGCAGGTTCGCAAGGAGAGTATGCAGGATTACTTGCGATCCGTAATTACCACCAAAGCCGTAACGATATGCATAGAGACATTTGTCTCATTCCTATTTCTGCTCATGGAACAAACCCCGCATCCGCAGTGATGGCAGGATTCAAAGTGGTTCCAGTGAATTGTGATATCAATGGAAACATTGATGTAGAAGACTTAAAGAAAAAAGCAGTTGAATACAAAGACAAGTTAGGTGCCTTAATGGTTACCTATCCTTCCACTCATGGTGTCTTTGAAGCTTCCATTAAAGAAATTTGCCAAACCATCCATGACAATGGTGGCCAAGTCTATATGGATGGTGCCAACATGAATGCACAAGTGGGTTTAACACGTCCAGGTGATATCGGTGCCGATGTTTGTCATTTGAACTTACATAAAACTTTTTGTATCCCACACGGTGGTGGTGGTCCAGGTGTTGGACCGATTGGTGTTGCTGAACACCTGGCTCCTTTTTTACCAGGACATAGTCTTGTGGAAAATGGTTCGAATAACAGCCAGTGGGCGGTTTCTGCGGCTCCTTGGGGATCTGCTTCTATCATCGTGATTTCCTGGGCGTACATTGCCATGTTAGGTTTTGAAGGTCTTCGTTATGCAACAAAAATTGCAATCCTGAATGCCAACTACATTGCCAAAAAACTAGAGTCCGCCTTCCCAGTGTTATACAAAGGAAACAAAGGACTTGTGGCACACGAATGTATTCTCGATATGCGCGGATTCAAAAAAACCAGTGGTATCGAAGTGGAAGATATTGCAAAACGTTTGATTGATTACGGATTTCACTCACCAACCATGTCTTTTCCAGTTCCCGGGACGCTCATGGTAGAGCCTACGGAATCAGAATCGAAAGAAGAGTTGGACCGTTTCATTGATTCCATGTTATCTATTGCACAAGAAATCAACGACATTGAGTCTGGTGTTCTTTCCAAAGAAGATAACCCACTGAAAAACTCTCCTCATACAGCTGATATGGTCATTAGTGATGCATGGAATCATAATTACCCAAGGGAACGTGCCGCTTACCCTCTCCCATGGCTTCGCACTAGAAAATTCTGGCCAAGCGTAGGAAGGGTGGACAATGTGTACGGAGATCGAAACTTGGTTTGTTCTTGCATTCCCATGGAAAGTTACTCCATTTCTTAA
- a CDS encoding C1 family peptidase, whose translation MNLKFNSILFGIVLFSFKTLFAQEFDPSSVRSPGCKPGTFSCGYIPSPKEVQDAIPLKRDFNSFEDLPSAIDLSSQMPPVGNQGRQNSCVAWATGYAIKSYLLKNKGESTGYDPPFAGGKGNFVFSPAFIYNQQNGGEDKGLYYYKTMEFLKSNGVAPWRSMPYTDQDYLSQPSQESKKEALKYKIKSFSRLNFKNPDEIKRVLAGKNVVMVGMIIDDAFYKLKGAAVYDTNGGQSYGGHAMTIVGYDDNKKSKSGKKGAFKLQNSWGTSWGDKGYGWVSYSMLAKVGQETYAMIDEPAPQNTQIPNVNISPNKKPLLPPTEIKISKGDFENKILLTWNHQESAVAYLIQRKEESEFYDLAYSDIPSYTDVSVSPNSTYAYRIVSIGAEEVSVASIEVEGFTSTESSLDGNVTQVAGLSGIVFSTGNATSVQLTWSEMDGAQNYSIAKSDSSFKWKTIGTSKSSNFIDTSPKSGEVNYYRVSANLSSKLTSDWSESIAIDVANQNLLPNQVSQLTATNGDFANKIQLNWKAAPGAKNYFLFRFDENAEPSGQFEVTETTYTDSDSTVQNGKTYIYTVIAGNDLGYAEPSEVAYGKTDPGLTKRAGGVTLAPPKQLVANPVGKEKQVTLKWDSVKDSFEYYIYRKQVQSGKPGKWEFVSSVDGKKNSYTVTFPGNSGDLYLYSVRSKSEFGSESKDSNLVSVFWNEPKPVVKKRAFSLEELPTTFTGIWSSMYWNPKSGPQTLRLEIEGKGQEFIAKLKLNDVEVKQFGGTWTPGSKMIKTKGFSFELSNALIGNSLVQFQSIKEIENGVELSFEKESESK comes from the coding sequence ATGAATCTAAAATTTAATTCAATTTTATTCGGGATTGTATTATTTTCTTTTAAGACACTCTTTGCACAAGAATTTGATCCAAGTAGTGTTCGTTCTCCTGGATGTAAGCCAGGAACTTTTTCTTGTGGGTACATTCCAAGTCCAAAAGAAGTTCAAGATGCGATCCCCCTCAAAAGAGATTTTAACTCTTTTGAGGATTTACCATCAGCAATCGATTTATCATCACAGATGCCACCCGTTGGAAACCAAGGAAGGCAAAACAGTTGTGTTGCATGGGCGACTGGATATGCTATTAAATCCTATCTCTTGAAAAATAAAGGGGAAAGCACAGGATATGATCCTCCATTTGCAGGTGGAAAAGGTAATTTTGTCTTCTCACCTGCTTTCATTTATAACCAACAAAATGGTGGTGAAGACAAAGGATTGTATTATTACAAAACTATGGAGTTTTTGAAGTCGAATGGTGTTGCTCCTTGGAGAAGTATGCCATATACAGACCAAGACTATTTATCTCAACCATCACAAGAGTCGAAAAAGGAAGCTCTTAAATATAAAATCAAATCTTTTTCCCGATTGAATTTTAAAAATCCAGATGAAATTAAGCGCGTATTAGCTGGTAAAAATGTCGTTATGGTTGGTATGATCATTGATGATGCCTTTTATAAATTAAAAGGTGCCGCTGTATACGATACAAATGGTGGACAAAGTTATGGTGGACATGCCATGACAATTGTTGGCTATGATGATAATAAAAAATCCAAATCTGGTAAGAAGGGAGCTTTTAAATTACAGAACTCATGGGGGACGAGTTGGGGTGATAAAGGATATGGTTGGGTATCTTATTCTATGTTAGCAAAAGTAGGACAAGAAACCTATGCGATGATAGATGAACCTGCTCCTCAGAATACGCAAATTCCGAACGTAAATATAAGCCCTAATAAAAAACCACTTCTCCCTCCTACTGAGATTAAAATTTCCAAAGGGGACTTTGAAAACAAAATTTTACTAACATGGAATCACCAAGAGTCCGCAGTCGCCTATTTGATTCAAAGAAAAGAAGAGTCGGAATTTTATGATTTAGCCTATTCGGATATACCCAGTTACACGGATGTATCTGTATCACCAAATTCTACATATGCGTATCGAATAGTGTCCATTGGCGCAGAAGAAGTTTCGGTTGCTTCAATAGAAGTAGAAGGATTCACTTCCACAGAATCTTCTTTAGATGGAAATGTGACACAAGTCGCTGGTTTATCAGGAATTGTTTTTTCAACTGGTAATGCAACAAGTGTTCAATTGACTTGGTCCGAAATGGATGGTGCTCAAAATTATTCGATTGCGAAAAGTGATTCGTCGTTTAAATGGAAAACAATTGGTACAAGTAAATCCTCAAACTTTATTGATACATCTCCTAAATCAGGAGAAGTGAATTATTACCGAGTGAGTGCTAACTTGAGCTCAAAACTGACTTCTGATTGGAGTGAATCAATTGCAATAGACGTAGCTAATCAAAATTTGTTACCAAATCAAGTGAGCCAACTCACCGCAACGAATGGAGATTTTGCTAACAAAATCCAATTGAATTGGAAAGCAGCACCTGGCGCCAAAAACTATTTTTTATTTCGTTTTGATGAGAATGCAGAACCATCAGGTCAATTTGAAGTTACAGAAACAACATACACTGATTCTGACTCAACGGTTCAAAATGGAAAGACATATATTTATACAGTGATTGCAGGAAATGACTTGGGTTATGCGGAACCAAGTGAAGTTGCATATGGAAAAACAGATCCTGGTTTGACGAAACGTGCAGGTGGGGTCACTTTGGCTCCTCCAAAACAGCTAGTGGCAAACCCTGTTGGTAAAGAAAAACAAGTCACATTGAAATGGGATTCCGTTAAGGATAGTTTTGAATATTATATTTATCGAAAACAGGTTCAAAGTGGAAAACCAGGGAAATGGGAATTTGTTTCGAGTGTTGATGGTAAAAAAAATTCCTATACAGTAACATTTCCTGGCAATTCAGGAGATCTGTATTTATATTCCGTTCGATCCAAGTCCGAATTTGGTTCTGAATCCAAAGATTCAAATTTAGTATCAGTCTTTTGGAATGAACCAAAGCCAGTTGTCAAAAAGAGAGCCTTCTCCTTAGAGGAATTGCCAACAACTTTCACAGGGATTTGGTCTTCTATGTATTGGAATCCAAAGTCGGGTCCTCAAACGTTACGGCTGGAAATTGAAGGAAAAGGGCAAGAATTCATCGCAAAATTGAAATTAAATGATGTGGAAGTGAAACAATTCGGTGGAACTTGGACTCCGGGAAGTAAGATGATCAAAACAAAAGGATTTAGTTTTGAACTTTCCAATGCACTCATTGGAAATTCTCTAGTTCAGTTCCAATCCATTAAAGAAATAGAAAATGGAGTGGAACTGAGTTTCGAAAAAGAGTCTGAATCAAAATAA
- a CDS encoding ferredoxin: MFYQKHIFVCENQRAPGERVSCGNQGSMELLKLLKQKAAKAGIQYKFRVQKSGCLDRCELGPIQVSYPEGKWFAMKTEADVETILEYYLKSDQPEKYQHLIVADDTLT; this comes from the coding sequence ATGTTCTACCAAAAGCATATCTTTGTCTGTGAAAACCAAAGGGCGCCCGGCGAACGGGTGTCTTGCGGTAACCAAGGTTCTATGGAACTTCTAAAATTATTAAAACAAAAGGCTGCCAAAGCTGGAATTCAATATAAGTTCCGTGTCCAAAAATCAGGTTGTTTGGATCGTTGTGAACTAGGTCCGATCCAAGTCTCCTACCCTGAAGGCAAATGGTTTGCGATGAAAACGGAAGCCGATGTTGAGACTATTTTAGAATATTACTTAAAGTCCGACCAGCCAGAGAAATACCAACACCTCATTGTCGCCGACGACACCCTCACATAA
- a CDS encoding permease gives MKLKNQNGKWRPLDLVWEESSGAVAPEYRYAKKYHLYTQENKIFLFRYILKKGIKILEETKEIDPINYEKWISNLLKKNIHLLPYEGMPEEPMTGVSYNFVSFRLGSAKSKYYYRLDDINQEGWEQKKAIINLIERMKP, from the coding sequence ATGAAATTGAAAAATCAAAATGGAAAATGGAGACCATTGGATTTAGTTTGGGAAGAAAGTTCTGGGGCGGTGGCACCTGAATATCGTTATGCGAAAAAATATCATTTGTATACTCAAGAAAATAAAATATTTCTCTTTCGATATATCTTGAAAAAGGGAATCAAGATTTTAGAAGAAACAAAAGAAATCGATCCTATCAATTATGAAAAATGGATTAGTAATCTTTTAAAAAAAAATATTCATTTATTACCGTATGAGGGAATGCCTGAAGAACCGATGACTGGAGTCAGTTATAATTTTGTTTCGTTTCGGTTAGGTTCCGCCAAATCGAAGTATTATTATCGATTGGATGATATTAACCAAGAAGGTTGGGAACAAAAAAAAGCCATTATCAATTTAATAGAAAGGATGAAACCATGA